ccgtttatgtcgagatggttttaagttggttttcgaatccaataaagttgtaatttctaagtgtggacaatttgttggaaaaggctatgagtgcggaggcttgttccgcctatctttgtcagatatttgcactaaagttattaataatgtttgccacaataatgagtctgatatttggcattcacgactctgtcatattaactttggttgcatgacgcggttagccaatatgaatttaattccgaaaatctctactgtcaaaggctccaagtgccaagtatgtgtgcaagctaagcaacctcgcaagtcccataagactgcagaggcaagagacttggcgccactagagcttatacattctgatctttgtgagatgaatggcgtgttgacaaaaggtggaaagagatacttcatgacgttgattgatgactccactagatattgttatgtgtatcttctgaaatcaaaagatgaggctttgactttctttaaaaactataaagctgaggcagagaaccaacttgatcgaaaaattaaacggcttaggtccgatcgtggtggagagtatttttccaatgaatttgatctgttttgtgcggaacatggtataatccatgagaggacgcctccctactcaccccagtcaaatggggtagccgaaagaaagaaccgaactctaactgatatggttaacaccatgttagacacttcgggtctatccaaggaatggtggggggaggcgctaatgactgcgtgtcatgtcctaaaccgagttcccacaaagcataagaccatgactccatttgaggaatgggaaaggaaaaggttgaaactctcttacctacgtacttggggttgtttggcgaaagtcaatataccaattcccaagaagcgcaagcttggaccaaaaaccgtggattgtgttcttctgggctatgcttttcatagcatcggctatagatttttgataataaaatctgaggtatccgacatgcatgttggtacgattatggaatcaaatgatgcaactttctttgaggacatatttcctatgaaggatatgtcgagttcatcaaatcaggagatacctactccatctagtgaggaattcactgtaattcctgaacccaccattgcgatggaacacgttgagaatcctgttgagggtaacaatggaactcctgtgaggagtaagagacagaggactgcaaagtcttttggtgatgatttcattgtgtacctcgtggatgacacacccaggactatttcagaagcctatgcatctcctgatgctgactactggaaggaagctgtacgtagcgagatggattccatcttagctaacggtacctgggagatcactgaccgtccttatgggtgcaaacctgtaggatgtaagtgggtgttcaagaagaagcttagacctgatggtacgattgaaaagtacaaggcacggcttgtggccaagggttatacccagaaagaaggtgaagacttctttgatacttactcacccgtggctagactgaccacaattcgggtgctactatcactggctgcctcacatggtcttctcgttcatcaaatggacgttaagacggctttcctcaatggagagttgaaggaggaaatttacatggatcagccagatggttttgtagtacctggtcaggaaggaaaggtgtgcaagttattaaagtctttatatggccttaaacaagctcctaaggagtggcatgagaagttcgaaagaacattaactgctgccggctttgtagtaaacgatggtgacaagtgcgtgtactatcgctatggtgggggcgaaggagttattctttgtctgtatgtcgacgacatattgatctttggaaccaaacttgatttaatcaaggaggttaaggatttcttatctcgctgttttgagatgaaggatctaggagtagctgatgttatcttaaacatcaagctgttgagagatgagaatggtgggatcacactgcttcagtctcattatgtggaaaaggtcttgagtcgttttgggtatagcgactgcacgccttctccaactccatatgatgctagtgtgttgcttcgaaagaatcgacggattgctagagatcaactgaggtattctcagattattggctcgcttatgtatttggcgagtgccacgaggcctgacatctcttttgctgtgagcaagctgagtcggtttgtgtcaaaaccgggagatgatcattggcatgcgcttgagagagttatgcgctatttgaaaggcaccgcgagctatgggattcactacaccgggtatccaagggtactggagggttatagtgactcaaactggatatctgatgctgatgagattaaggccacaagtggttatgtttttacacttggtggtggcgctgtttcctggaagtcttgcaagcagaccatcttaacgaggtcaactatggaagcagaactcacagcattagacactgccactgttgaagcagagtggcttcgtgaactcttgatggacttacctatggttgaaaaaccaataccccctatcctgatgaactgtgataatcaaactgtgatcgtcaagataaacagttctaaggacaatatgaagtcctcaaggcatgtgaagaggagactaaaatctgtcagaaaattgaggaactccggagttattacgttggattatatccaaacgtcgaaaaacttggcagatcccttcacaaagggtctatcacgtaatgtgatagataatgcatcgatggagatgggtttgagacccaccgcatgagttgtccatagtggtaacccactctatgtgatcggagatcccgtgaagtagaagtgggagacaagctgttggtcagctgggaggagagtatccctatattaattatcccactccgtgaagatgcaatactctcctgatctgcatggcaggttgatacttatcttaatgtgttccaagtggcttattcgggtaagcagagatgttgtcctgcagaacatcttctgaggaacacacctatatgaatttgactgttaacgtcgcagtctgtgagaattgggtgttctctaataaattcatgaaaggccctggagtatgacgtatacgctccacccgcggggaagccttgcggcagcccagtatcggtcaagaatttgtgtgaaactagtttcacagaaaacttgtagttcaaggcatagtccactattcaagttgtgatctagtgtagcataaatttctaagtggaagttcaacttcacagtctccactaagcaccgatatataaaacaatgttttggaactaaatgatgagatgtgccaatgagactttgtgggggattgttggaattttgctagtaggcttttggcccaaagcccaactaaaattctgaaattctcttggcccattcatgcacacatgtgagtggagtgagtgaggctaaagtttagtcccaccccggaagttgagagagagttgcacctctttataaggtgagctcttctaccacttgtatgagcatgagaagaggagacctacacgcgcgctcctccttctcgcaacgccatgcctcgtcacgacgcgccgcgccgcggcgcggcgcgggttgcgggattgagccgagccgaggacagagctatgcacgttgtctatatttttgctgcatgggaaaattaatgagtcattaattaataattaacggacgcgttaattactaaaccgtttccgattcttttggatcgtgacgactcggacgtggggtttactcccacgacctacccggcccgcactatatagtcaggcagacgtctaccctagccgcgcgcttcgtatggtttctcaccaccgttccagatcattgcgccgccaagcaagtcttctccatccctccttccggcgtgcaccgcgagaagggacagcaggcctccggaaccccgcctctcgtgatcctgtacgggagaggggcgatcaggtttttggggagcgcactcgcgcaactgctggcagcgacgacttcgcgaacgacgacttcttccccgacctcggcaacctcatcctcgacgacatgggcgacaatgtcaacgccggcggtgctgcacccgctgcatcgtatgtgattctatccttcctgttcgagatcgtggtagaattcatgcttctagtatgtgccctagatgtgatatattcatctgctatgctagttcgcatgattagtttaatctctgctgctgtggtcatgatttatcttctgtttatttggattaaatctcgtagtaatttgctcatatttccaacattatttATCTTTACACTTGCAACATCATTTTCATCACTTTACCACTGCTTTGGATCACTAAAATTTATAGGCACTTTATTTGAACCTTTCAAAGGACGAAAGATTGATTCATGTGCTCCTTGTGGAATCGATACTGTTACTTCGAAAAAGCTACAACCAAACCCTATGCACTTGCAAGACATCAaactttttctggcgctgttgccggggagctgAGCGCTTTTGATCTTTGTCTTGAGTTTGGTTTGAATTTCGTGTACTAAGTTGTTTGCAGATCCAGAGTTATCATGGCTCAaactttttctggcgctgttgccggggagctgAGCGCTTTTGATCTTTGTCTTGAGTTTGGTTTGAATTTCGTGTACTAAGTTGTTTGCAGATCCAGAGTTATCATGGCTCAAactttttctggcactgttgccggggagctgAGCGCTTTTGATCTTTGTCTTGAGTTTGGTTTGAATTTCGTGTACTAAGTTGTTTGCAGATCCAGAGTTATCATGGCTCAaactttttctggcgctgttgccggggagctgAGCGCTTTTGATCTTTGTCTTGAGTTTGGTTTGAATTTCGTGTACTAAGTTGTTTGCAGATCCAGAGTTATCATGGCTGAGTTCGGCCACAACTATCAGCTATATCGACCATGCGTCTTACGGGACCACCTATGCGAGAAATTTTCGCACCATCATGACCCAATCCAACCTCTCATATGTAGTTCTTGCGTTGGTAGTTCTTTTTTTTTAGGGATGCCCTTTGGAAGAAGCTTGGAAGAGAATGTGAGATTCTCGTTGCGAGTAGCCCGTTGGGCCCAATCGTGAACAACTCCGAGCTCGACTAGACTCCGGCCCGCGCCCGTTACGCCTTACGCCGGACCCACATCAGCGGGACCCACATGCATAGAGACGCGGACCGACCAAACCCGCACGCCGCTTGTTCTATAGCTCGGCCGCTCGGCAGGTCAAGCCGCCCGCCCGTAAACCCTATCTTCTCCTGTTCCCCTTCGCCCCCGGCCGGCGACGACGCCGCGCGCGCAGCGAACCCAGCCCCTCCTCCGGTACGCTCCCCTCCCCCCCGCCCCCTCCGTCAACTCCCCACGCCGATTGGCCCGCTCCTCTGCTGAATTCGTCGGCGGTTTGTACTCGGGGGCGTGCTCTGTTCGTCTAGGGTTTGGTGCGGGCGCGCGGATCTGCAGCCGCGCCTCCGCCCCCTCGCGGTTTTGATTTCCTCTGGAGAATCTCGGTGTTCTAGGGTTTGTGGGCGCGGGTGTGGCAGGACGGCGGGGATCTCTCGCGCCTTGAACGCCCCTTCTTGGGGATTGAAATCGTAGGCTGTTTTTGTCGGGAAATCTAGTTTTGTTCGTGCTTTTACCGGCCTGAAGTAGGCCATCAATTTCTCAGTGTGCTTGTTCGCCGTGTGAATTTGTTTGTAGTTGTGTTCGCTGTTTTGTTTGCTGTATCTGAATTCAGATATTCCTGTCAGTCTTCTTTCTAGTAGTAATAACTGTGCTGTGCTCTTCTGGGCGTGATAGGTTGCAGTAAGCAAGGAAGGATGAGTAGGCGCTGGAGCCGGACCATTTACGTTGGGAACCTCCCAGGGGATAtcagggagcgggaggtggaggATCTCTTCTACAAGGTTGGTATTCCCACTTCCATTACTATATGTATATATCGAAGGTGATGAAACAGTGACAGATGTATTTAGTGTATTTTTCCTGGAACATAGGAATATTGTTTAGTTTTGCTGTAATAGTACTTCAGTTAATTCCCGTCTTTTAATTTGAGTGGTATAAGATAGCATTATGGTTGTGCCACTCACTATTAAGAAAATAATGCGCAGTTACTAATTTGATCTGCTGATTGGAGTTTTATACTTGAATTCTGTGTGAAGATCTGATGTTAAAAATATTTCTTGCAGTATGGACGGATAGTTGAAATTGACTTGAAGGTCCCCCCAAGGCCTCCTGGCTTTGCTTTTGTTGAGGTAACTTGTCGAATATGTTTTATATTTGCTTCTTGGTTGATTACTGTTAGATTTGTTGGAGGTCACGAAAGCTACTTTTTGTGTGTAGTTTGAAGATCCCCGTGATGCTGAAGATGCGATTCATGGCCGAGATGGCTACAACTTTGATGGGAATCGGCTTAGGGTAGGTGCAATGTTTTCTTTGTAGTTTGCTCTTCTCAGTTCACATTTCTAATCCTTACTATGCACAGGTTGAACTTGCACATGGCGGGAGGGCCAACTCTTCATCCCTTCCGAACAGCTATGGTGGTGGGGGACGCCGTGGTGGTGTCTCTAGGCATACGGAGTATCGTGGTACGCAAAATATATATCTAAACATAATATTGATTGCTCATATTCTTTGTCTATAAACTGAACTCGTGTGCCTGCCATTTGACAGTTCTGGTTACTGGACTACCTTCTTCTGCATCATGGCAAGATCTAAAGGTCTGTAGAAAGAGTACAATATCATATATTCTGTCAACTTTTCTGTTCTTTTTCGCCTTATCATGTTTTCACTCTTCATTCTCTGAAGCTTCATAAATGTTTTTATCAGGACCATATGAGAAAGGCTGGTGATGTTTGTTTCTCTGAGGTGTACCGTGAGGGTGGTGGTGAGTTAGTTTGGGTCCCTGCTGCAGTTCTCTTCTTCCATCATAGCATTATTAGAGAAATCACTTCACTAACTTTATTTCCTGATCTATATTTAATTGTAGTTCTGCTATTATTATTTTTTTGTAAATGCTGATATACTGATGTCTTTATCCAGATCATGTTACAAAGATTTAAAATGTATTCATTACACTGGATACTCTAGCATTTTAGGCTCATGCTGTGCACTACGCCTTTAATATGCCCAGCATGCACATTGTCGAGCTTAGTACAAAAGATGACTCATTGTTAGAACATTTAATCTAGCCTTTTTGTGTTGTCAATTGCACTGACAATTTTTTCTACACTGTTTCTATTAAATTAATAAGCTGCTGTAACAATGGTTCTTTCTGTAAAGTCATGTATGCTATGTTGCTGCTACTTTTTTTGACCTACATCATTGTTTGCTATAGGTACTATTGGAATTGTTGATTATACAAACTATGATGATATGAAGTATGCTGTAAGTTCTGCTTCTCCTTTTCGGTGTCACTTCTGGTGCCTTGCTAATTTTCATTACATGGAATGCTTATTTTTCGTCACACTTATATAATCTAGTTGAACATATGGTTTTTGAGCTGTCTTTACTTTTTCATAAAGGTGGAGAAATAATTTTCTGGAATTAACCTTTTGCAGATAAGGAAGCTTGATGATACTGAATTTAAAAATGCCTTCTCTCGAGCGCCTATAAGGGTACACCGAGACGTCTATTTGTAGTTCAGTTTTGGGCATTGACTTGTTTTGAAATTAACAAATGGACCACCTTGTTGTTTTCTGAAGGTGAAGGAGTATGCTGGAAAAAGCAGCCGCTCCTATTCACGCAGCCGTAGCAGAAGCCGAAGTGGCAGCTACAGCAGGAGTCCAAGGTCAGTCTTTGATTAATTCTGTTGGTCCTGTATAATGTAACTGACCACTGACCAAATTTGGATATGCTTTCAGTCCAAAGAAAAAACCATCACGCCGTTCAGCGTCAAGATCTCGGTCGAGATCAGTTTCTTCCCATTCAAGGTCACCGTCAAAGGAACGCTCTCCATCAAGGTAACTGAGCTCCTATGGCCTGCGTACCTCCTCCTAccccaagaaaaagaaaaagaaagatggaACAAGTAGACATCACTGCAATTATTTTTATAATCAAATGTTGCTTGATTTGTTGGCACATCTATTACAAAAGAAGTATGTTCTGGTTGAAACATGAAATAATAGTCTGGAAAATCCTAAATATTGTTTCTCATTGATGCAATCTTTATCAACAAAAGATGCATCAAATCTGACATTCTAAATGTCCATGTTGCCAGGTGGCAATACACCATAACCCTCTTGCATTGGCATATTGGGTTTATGTATGATATTCTGGTTAAACCTGCTGATTTTTCCTAGTGTTAAATGGAAAACTAGTGGCATAATTATTATCTATCTGGTTGCTTGGAAACTTTCACAAGTTTTATCACGCTCTGGTGTCACATGTTTCTTGTCTAACTGAACTGGCTAGTGTCCGGTGTTTCTTAAAGCCTCGAATCATTTCTTCCTTAGATGAGGGATTGTGCGGCGATCTAGGGATTGCATATTAGGAAATTGAGGATGGGGATTTGGTCAGTTTGCACCAGCTCCATTGGTTGACCGAGGTATGGTAATAAACTGGGAATTGAACTGGAAGCTAAAAATCATCTATTGTTTTTCTTTACCTAATGGACTGTAACTGATTACATCAGAGCTTGGGCATAGAGGTTTGGAACTCTGGAAGTAGAGCATTAAGGATTGACGGTTTGGACTATGACGGCACAATGGTATTTGCTCAGATTTGAGTACGCGAGGACTGGCTCCTTCACAGGCTTCAAATTGGAGGGCTGTTCTAGCGTATATGCCGTAACATTGACACAAAACACTTTCAGTACTGCATGTTTTTTGACACAA
The window above is part of the Triticum aestivum cultivar Chinese Spring chromosome 2A, IWGSC CS RefSeq v2.1, whole genome shotgun sequence genome. Proteins encoded here:
- the LOC780668 gene encoding serine/arginine-rich-splicing factor SR34 isoform X1; the encoded protein is MSRRWSRTIYVGNLPGDIREREVEDLFYKYGRIVEIDLKVPPRPPGFAFVEFEDPRDAEDAIHGRDGYNFDGNRLRVELAHGGRANSSSLPNSYGGGGRRGGVSRHTEYRVLVTGLPSSASWQDLKDHMRKAGDVCFSEVYREGGGTIGIVDYTNYDDMKYAIRKLDDTEFKNAFSRAPIRVKEYAGKSSRSYSRSRSRSRSGSYSRSPSPKKKPSRRSASRSRSRSVSSHSRSPSKERSPSRSPAKSRSPVAASPVVNGEAVSPKRDPSKSPSRSRSPDAKSE
- the LOC780668 gene encoding serine/arginine-rich-splicing factor SR34 isoform X2 translates to MSRRWSRTIYVGNLPGDIREREVEDLFYKYGRIVEIDLKVPPRPPGFAFVEFEDPRDAEDAIHGRDGYNFDGNRLRVELAHGGRANSSSLPNSYGGGGRRGGVSRHTEYRVLVTGLPSSASWQDLKDHMRKAGDVCFSEVYREGGGTIGIVDYTNYDDMKYAIRKLDDTEFKNAFSRAPIRVKEYAGKSSRSYSRSRSRSRSGSYSRSPSPKKKPSRRSASRSRSRSVSSHSRSPSKERSPSR